Proteins co-encoded in one Quercus robur chromosome 8, dhQueRobu3.1, whole genome shotgun sequence genomic window:
- the LOC126697870 gene encoding uncharacterized protein LOC126697870 isoform X2: MEKRKMHYTNKRGDSKKVKYFEGSTSRSNKIHHMNARCKEIGADVESSSGSNNIKLLCGYPNSSEQIVSKVVPGFSVDKQFYNLDSSLHDKHYILRHNCQKRSILTHNKYNFTLKEWLERNTDNWCPIYRKWNVDRPTKEAKKLIQCILHAVYDSHSKGIFHGFLHHPKNFFIECNRKKIKLVYLVYENMEPKTSTKDARQNDMLAMSHVIFDQILGGRIGKKYPEDLEDLCRLLSDDMSF; encoded by the coding sequence ATGGAGAAGCGAAAGATGCATTATACGAACAAAAGGGGAGAttccaaaaaagtaaaatattttgaaggatcGACCTCTAGGTCGAATAAGATACATCATATGAATGCAAGGTGCAAGGAAATTGGTGCTGATGTGGAATCATCTTCTGGGTCAAATAACATTAAACTTCTATGTGGCTATCCTAATTCATCAGAGCAGATTGTTTCCAAGGTGGTACCAGGGTTTAGTGTTGATAAACAGTTCTATAATTTGGATTCTTCCTTGCACGACAAGCATTATATTCTGAGGCATAATTGCCAAAAGCGTTCTATTCTCACTCATAACAAATATAACTTTACACTAAAGGAGTGGTTGGAGCGCAATACAGATAATTGGTGTCCGATTTATCGAAAGTGGAATGTTGACCGACCAACCAAAGAGGCTAAGAAACTTATACAATGTATTCTCCATGCGGTTTATGATTCTCATTCTAAGGGCATCTTTCATGGCTTCTTGCACCATCCTAAGAATTTTTTCATTGAGTGTAACCGCAAGAAGATTAAACTTGTGTACCTTGTATATGAAAATATGGAACCAAAAACATCCACAAAGGACGCACGTCAAAATGACATGTTAGCCATGTCACATGTGATTTTTGATCAAATTCTTGGAGGTAGGATTGGAAAGAAGTACCCAGAAGATTTGGAAGATCTATGCAGATTGCTTTCTGATGATATGAGTTTTTGA